In Lactuca sativa cultivar Salinas chromosome 5, Lsat_Salinas_v11, whole genome shotgun sequence, the DNA window catatcaagcctcaaatggagaaataacacttggaatgGCAACCTATTCTCCAATTGCTTATTTGCTTGCAAAAAGCTAGAAAATAATGACTCTAGGGACCTCTCATGGTCCAGATCTGGTGTCATAATTCCAAAGAGGACCTCATACTCACTAGATCTcataaaattataaaagaaaaaccctaaaactatGAAATCTACCATATGAACATGAAATGGAAAGAATTATACATCCAAAGACAATATCTCAAGATGATTAGCTCCAATCCAAGCTCCCTTCACGTTCTAGATGGATCCTCTCTTCTTCCTCTAGCAAAATCacacaaaagatgaagaaatatccTCCTCTTGCCCTCAAACTCACTatctctgctctctagggtttctctggaacaaggtggccgcaaatgaaggctataaaggtctttaaataggctcccaaacccagggattagggttttcctaattagcaccgactcggcgagtcagatacccgactcgtcgagtccggtcgatAAACTGCGCCAACAGTtaagactctactcgacgagttgaggcaccaactcgttgagttcccccCAGCAAAATTATAATTCAAGACAATAAAATTACATACCCAAACTCCGGCTGTTACAAAttaaaaagagagatagagtgtgcGCCACATCATCACACCttacccttgcccttgggctcagaaaTACctaaaacaaatcaacaacctgtaagcgaaatgtttagtgagtttcccagagcataccacacacattcacatacacatatcctgttagctaatAAAGCTATAAACATGCCACATAAACCATGCAATATGATCCAACAAGAATGTCATcggctaccctacatggtctttacctaggactgccatgggctaccccacatagcCTTACATCTAATGCTATGaactaccccacatggtctttacctaggaatgccatgggctaccccacattgtCTTATATCCAATGCACCGGGCTCCCCCCTCCCCTGGGGGTCTTCCATACcaacataatatcacataacatatcaattcataaatgaataacacacacataacacatcaattcataaatgaataacacaCAGATAACATGATCACATAATGGGCCAGCCTTAGTGtcgtagacccataggtatggtgagaagactcaccttcatTCGATGAATATGAATACTGTCCTCCTAATAATCTGCAACCTCCCGAGCTGAATAATAATATAATCAGTGATAAGACCTTAAATTATTCCAGGAAAGGCCCAACCTTCCAATTCTACCCCCAAGGCCCAATTACCCTTTCCTTTGCAAATGGGCCCCAAAGTCCAAGTCCAACATCCTTAATGGGCcccttggcccaataaggcccaacagATAAATCCACGGCCCCAAACATATGAAAAGGCCTCTAACTCATAGAATCCAATCAAGCCTAACAACCAGCtgaggcccaaaggcccaaaacaaCTTAGGGCCCAACTGAGTtgcgtacgcccaatgtaccaccctagtacgcgcagcgtaatgaAGGCTTAAGGACTACGCGCCGCATACAAccagttacgcccaacgtacaaccaTTTTAAGCatttttttccattaagtgcttaatgctcgAATCTTTCTCGTCCAAAAGCTAGATCTAGgtttaacaagatgtcctaaggcataaagttggcaactttatgcccttgcatgtctCATACACATGCAACTACTCCATTAAGACATTTCCAAGGTCTTTtacccatgcatgaggtcaaatcTCTCATCAAGCTTCCATTTTTATACTTCTAAATGACTAGGGGACCTGAGATCTGCCTCTCATATCGAAAGGGGGAGGCTTAGCTCAACAAAAGAGGTCCAAAGTTCACAAAAGGGACAGACCACCAAAACTCTAGCTAGATCTAAAGATTAGAAAGGAAAGATGCAaactttttacctccagaagcttTGCAAGATGATTTTGGTGCAGGATCTTGAAGCACCCACTTGATCCAAGCTTGCTTGACCACCCCTTCTTCTTTAAATACCCACTAAAAATGCCACAAATGCACTCTTTAAGGCTCAAGAATGATCTCACAAGGTTTCTAGGAGTATATGAACGTTCTATAACTGGGGAGGCTCTCTGGGGTTTAGTCCAAGGGACTTTAAGATGTTTTAATAGGCCTCAAgtccgggatttagggttttgcGTCCCTGGCGCATACCCCCGCGTAACTcaaggtatgcccagcgtaccctgGTTCCTCCGCGACCACAACCATGCAGTACGCTAAACGTACACTTAAGTACGCTTATAATTGGTTCCTCCGGGACCACAACCATAATTGGTTCCTCCGGGACCAATTATGCAAATATTATCATTCCTTAGGGTTTCAAGACATTCcagaattttggatgttacaacatCTCTGATCCTGCATGCCAAAACTCTCCCAAATGACACGAAATGCTCATATTTATAATCTGggcatcaccacgtcgtggtgaccaACTAGATCTCGGTTTTGCCACGTATCACCTCCTTATGCCACGTGCCTCTTAGAGTTTGACACGTGTCTCGGTAACTCATCTTTTACCATGTCGTGGCTAGTATACCACCACGTTGCGGTGGTCATaaatttgaccattgactttctcgaaatagcaacatactttcatcttaacttcaaacaaccataatattctcatacaaactctgtttttgatgatctttatatccatgcggcCACCTCGAAGTAAACTACAACTTCCCTTTACTAATATTTTGCTTAGGAGTTATAAATTTCTCATTATAATGCAGTATGAGAAAAGGTATACATATCACTTTCATTGTTGTTTCAAAACTTGAGTCTACCCTTGGATATATTTACATCAAGTACATTTTATAACACACACTTTGAGATCTTTGGATCATCATATGTCTTGTAATACTACCTGTCATGAAAACAGGTGTCACAACAATCGTCTTTACCTATCAACAACAATTGTTTGTCTCATATGAACATGCAGGGGAGGAACAAAGGGGGTTCGAAGGGTAGCCAATGTTACCCCTCAGATTTTCAAGCATAAAGTAAAAAATTTAGGAAATTTTCCAGCATGCTACCCCAAAATCAAATATGTTACACCTTGGATTTTAGCCTGCTTCCTCTTACTGTGAATATATATAAACCATCATAATTTTCTTTCTCTTAATTTCTCAATGATCCCAACAAATTTCTAATTGTCGTCTTCATAATCTTCTTTTCCCTAACACAAATAGTTGGTTGTCCCGTATGTGCATGTCCAAAACCATCATAATTCTTTCCCAAAGATGACATAGGATTAAATATATACTTTTGGGGTTGATGTGAAATATAATGAAGTGTAGGGTGGCTATTGAGCAAATCATAAGTGTGAGGAGCAAAACGAGATAACGCAATAAGTAGAAGGATTTGATAACTTGTTGCAAAAGCCAGGATCCTATACTAGTCCGAAATCGGTAAAAGAGAACAGAAGCAACAAATCTCTCCCAGCTAGGGCTTTTTTCCTTCATTGCTCTTCAAAAACCTTCGCAACTACGAGAATGGATCGCGATGCTACTGCAGATGTCAATGCTCCTCACTCCATGGGGACAACAATCATCGGAGTTACTTACAACGGTGGCGTTATTCTGGGCGCCGATTCCCGGACCAGCACCGGTAAAATGAGCCCCCTTTTGTTAACTATACACAAACAACACCGGTCCTGTTATTTTATCCGTTTTAATCGTTTCGATGTGTTAATATATCGTTTTGGTGGCTTAATTTTATCTTAATCAGGGCTGTACGTGGCTAATCGAGCGTCTGATAAGATCACACAGCTGACCGACAATGTCTACATCTGTCGTTCTGGATCGGTATTTGCTCTATTGCTTAAATTTCACTATTTTCGTTACAGTTATACTTTGTAATTCATAGTTTCAAGTGTTATCTATTAGCCTGAGGTATTATCTGCAACGAGCATGTACACATTTAACTTTATCACAGTAACTAATACTTGAAGAATTTCATAATTTCATCCATTGTTTAGTATCTATGACTAATATCCCCAACAATATCTTCATCCTTGTGTAACTGTAACACTAGCATTGATCCCAAATCACATAAAGTCATAAAGCATTTATTTCTCAGTACCCTTTTCTGGACATGTTCACTTCTTCATCATTGTTGTCTCTAATGAACAAATGGAGAGTCTTCCCAACATACACAAGGTTAACAGCTGCTTGTTTCTGTTATTGCAGGCTGCAGACTCTCAAATTGTCTCGGATTATGTTAGATATTTTCTTCATCAGCACACGTGAGTAGATTACTCTTTTCTCCTCCTTATCCAATTTTTACTCTTTAAGTTGGATGTATTTCAGATTATATGTCTGATAAAGCCAGTTTCTTGTGAAGaaagaaacaaaagaaaaattCCAATTATATGATATAGTTAAAGAACTCAAGATGAAATTTAAGTACAATTGAACAAAGCGAACATTTGACATTATACAACTCTACTTTCTATACTTGTTTGAATCATTCTCTTATGATATTTGAGAATATCTGTTCACCTGATTGACTTTGTATCAATCTATGAAAGTAAATTAGATTAAAGAAGTTGAAATTGTTCTTAATGATTACTTCTATATTTTTTTGACATTATCCATGTTGTTGAACAGGATTCAGCTGGGTCAACCTGCTACTGTGAAAGTTGCTGCAAACCTTGTTAGACTTTTATCTTATAACAACAAGGTTTGCATTCTTTTTATGTTTTAATCACTATCATAATGCATCAAGTGTTGTttggataaatgatgtttaaaaaatTATTTGATAGGGGAAATGGGAAATTGGACATATTgagaaaatttttgtttaaagttAGTACTTATTTAAGGGAAAAGCTTTCTTCCATTTTGCTAATTATCATTCCATTTTGACAACACTTCTTTTCTTAAATTTCACTATTGTAATCAAagtatagttttataataatctTATTTTGGTTTTAATGAGCTTTTCTTATCATTATTTTTTTCTATTGTTCGCTAATAAAGTTATAACTAAAAATTATgtttacttgtaatataaaatatCACATCTAAATTAGTCCATTGAAATATATGATTGTGCTAaatatttctatatatatattttattcttttattatttttatagaaCATGTTGCAAACGGGTATAATCGTTGGTGGTTGGGACAAATATGAAGGTGGAAAAATATATGGAATCCCACTTGGTGGAACAATCCTTGAGCAGCCATTTGCCAttggaggttttttttttttttccaacacttatttatttatttatttaatttaacctTGTTTTTTCtcaacaataaataattaaacatgAATATATTAGGATCTGGGTCGAGCTATTTGTACGGGTTCTTTGATCAAGCATGGAAGGATAACATGACCAAGGAAGAAGCCgaggtaaaaaaataaaaataaaaaattctagggctattttttataataagggcattttcgtcttttctcCCTTGTTCACATTTATGGATTTTTTTTGTAGCAACTGGTGGTTAAGGCTGTTTCACTTGCCATTGCACGAGATGGTGCTAGTGGTGGTGTTGTCCGCACTGTCATTGTAAGTAAAAACAAAAAAGATATTttaaaatgcaagaaataaaTCATACTTTTATATTTCTTGCTATAAATTTGCTATGATTGATGGATTTTTTTTGAGTACAATACAATGTGTAATGTGTtaataagaataaaaatgaaGGTGAAATGTTATAATAGAAAACAAACTAGATTGTTATTTCTTGGATTTAATTGGAAGTGGTGGTTGTGTAGATAAACTCGGAGGGGGTTACAAGGAACTTCTACCCTGGTGATAAGCTTCCTTTGTGGCATGATGAGGTGGAGGCACATGATTCGTTGTTGGATATCTTGAATGCTGCAAATCCTGAGCCCATGAGCACTTAGAAAACTTGTTTGGAATTGCAATTGAATTGTTCTTATGATAGTAATTACTACTTCTTCCTAATGTACCTTTTGTACTCTTCGTTTTACAGAATTTGGTTCTTTTGGTTTAAGGTTTTATTACTTTGAGCTTTCATGGTTGTTGCTTGTATTTGGTTTGGTTAGTTGTCCTTTTATTCTATTGTGATTTAACTAGGCCcgacaatcgtgtcgtgttcgggttggcgggtcaaaatatgccaacccaaacacgacccatttaaatatacaggtcacgggttggcgggtttggaacttAAATccatatatgacccgccaacccatttatttatacaggTTGGCAGGTttgtgggtcagatttgggttcgtgggtccgaattttagacatttaaatcttaaacatccaaatgaaaattaaaaacatttatagaaatatgttacagacttagccttaGAGGTTACAACTTACAaccttagaccatccaccacgagtcaaaatgtcaaaatagtcaaatggtctatgaatcaatggtatatattatataatacatattaaatattaatacttgatatataaatacatttaaaaataaaataattatttttattaagaatataaacgggttgacccgtttattttttgagaaacccatatatgacccattTAATAAacaggttggcgggttgaaaaacttaacccaaacccgtttatttcgtgtcgtgttacgggtcgtgtcgagaattgccagccctaGATTTAACCAAGGTTGATTGGACAAATAATGCTTTTTGTCCCatccaaaatggcttagaaagtcTGAATACACTCCTCATTCTAGGCCTTTTGTTTGTGCAAAAGATGTGAATACACGATAGAAAGCAACACCAAATCTTTCCTAATGGAAATAGGGCTTTCACTAGGATCAAATATTATTACATCTTCGTTGATGAATATAATTTCTCGTGAGATTTTAGGAGGGGTACTAGGAATGAGTTGAAGGTTAGGTTGGAAGGCTTTGGAGGAAAAAGGCTATGAACCTACACAGTTAGAACGAAATATCTATTGTGCAATTTCAGTAGGGGTGAAATGGTTAATGATTAGAAGTATGTATTGGTAAGCAAATTCTATACTTAAATTAGTTATGGTACTAACTCTAAGATACATAAGGGAGAGTGGAGGATGACACATAAAGATGAGATGATTAAAATGGAAAGCAACCGCATGAGTTTTGGTGACAAGAAAGTCATGTTGAAATGAGTGATTCTACAAGAAAAATTCTAAAGGTTTGCTATGAAGTTGGCTTTGTTGTATGTATCTGAATGTTTGGTCGATTAAGAAGCATGAGAGGAAGATATATGTCACATAAATGAGGATAATGCAGTAGATATATGATAGAACTTTGTTGCACATTAGTGTATTACCAAACAAGCACTAGCAAATGCGGCCGGTGTGATGGGGTTACAACTTTATCcctaaatttttattatttatattttatatatgttaaaataatttATGTTATATTATATTGCCCTTGTTTTTCAAATTgtattacaacttttttttttcttttttcggaCTGTATATAAGAGTTAGCGTACTGAAACCCACATGGCCGAATTTTATaataccaaattattatttaagtttattttagtCATGGCATAGTTGGTGTATGGTTTCTGAATTTTTATGATTCTAATTGGTCATTGGGTATGTAATTGAAATCCAcaacttattttttttctttttcaattgaAATTCATCATAACGCATCATTGCTGCTCACTCAGAAATCAACTATCATTAATCCAAtccaaatatgtttttttttttttttttttttcgttttcaaTAATTGTTTAGGACTAGTTGAATTATAACTATAGACTTGGGATTTAATTTCTTTGataaatttgttatttttgttataaTTATTGAATGTTTGTTTTTCTTGATTTTATGAGAtagatatttttttattatttggatGTTGTTGAGTATGATATAATTGTGTTATTCACTTTGCACCAATGGATGGATTAAGTAAACCACGAACAccaatatgcaaaaaaaaaaagccTATAAAAACATAGAAATACCCGAATATGAATCATCATAAAAACACGATTAAATTCAACAAGTGCAATTCAAGTCAAGGATTTTCTATCATCAATCATATGCCTATGAAAATGAGAAAATGCTAAGGCAAACATAACCTAACCAAGTAACcagttttgttttttattttcagACTATACAAATATATGGATCTTTCAAAAGATTGTTGGCATATCATTCTGGTTTATAGTAGGATTCATAGGTTATAACTCTTGGCTTAGATTCTTCTTCCACAAACCCCATTGTCATATTCACAAAATCTTTCATCTTTGATTCCTTCCACACCTACCAACAAACATACATACCCACATTTCATTCCTTTCCAAACCCAAACACACtacatcacatcacatcacatcacattcTGTGTTTGACATGTATTGGACTGAGGCTGGGACTGATACAGTAGAACAAAAGTAACAATTTTTTGTCTCACCCAAAGAGATGGGGCACTGACTCACCCTCAATCTCTTATCTGTGtaaaagacatgaatgccctcATCCACATCGTAAAAATAGACCGCTTTTTAAACATGTTGTACATGCATTGGATTGAGATTGATACAATGAGACAATCACACTTGTTTGTGTAAAAGACGTAATTGCCCTCATCATCGTGTAAAAATtgtaatttaatatgaaaattgtGATACCTCAAAATCCCATTCTCCATATAAATTGCTGTCATCACTCTTGGCCCAGACATATGTATAAGCCTGTAAGACATCAGGGGTATCCTGTGGAAACAATTAAATGATgtaattgtaaatttgtaatgtaAGTGGTTTTTGTCTACCATTTTGTATAATTACCTTTAAAGAAACATCGACAACCCTCTTTTCATATTCAAAATCCTCAAATTTATCCAGAATTTCTAATTCTGGAAGAGTAATCCCCAATAAAACCTACAGCAAAACAATTACAATGATGAAATGAGCATAAAATCAAGAAGATTACatgaaataaatgacaaacaTACCCTCCCTGTAACTTTCTTGTTTTCTACAGGTAGAATGGCAGGATAAACACGCCCTTTGATGCTAAACCTATGACTACAAAAACAAGTTTTCATAATTCATACATGAGTGTATAAAAATACAAACCCATGCTATAAAAGGTCATGTCATTCATGATGTTAGTTGATGAAGATAATAAATGTAGAGTTCAATTATATATCAGAAGCCTATATACAATAATACAACCTGCTTCATTGCTTCGATTCTCGacattttgaaaacttgttttgttAGTTTTGTCATTTATTTGTCCAAGAAATTTATCTAAATTATATGCTGTTAAACTTTGTATTTCTTTGTGATACACGaagtatatgtatgtataacaaaAGCAAACAGATAAAAAATTGATCCGAACTAGTGAGGGCTACTTTAATATTAGCATAATTATGAGCAAATCAACCACAGCTAGAAGCTTTAACTCTTGAACAATAGCCCAATTTCCAAAGAATGACTACGATTGCAGGAATCGATTAAACCTAGATAAATTTAGGGCTTCTAATCGATTAAAACGTAACATCCAGAGTCATATGAACAAGAAATTTAAATACAATCAATAAATCAAAATTCAAATTactgagagagaaagagagactgACTAGCCGTGAAGGATGGCAGGAGAATTTTGAGGGATGCGGCGAAGGAGAACACGAACAACGTCGTCGGCTAATAGACTGCCGTAAACAAACACATTATGATTACTACCGCCGTTTGCGCTAGCGTTACCACCGCCAGCGCCACCACAGCTGCCAACTCCTGCTGTAAGGGAATTCACCGACGCCATAGAATGATTAGTTCAATGCGATTATTGCTCTTATAACGGAAGTCGCCGATCAACGAAAAGAACAAGAAGCTAAAAAACGAAATGGATGAATGAAAAAGATTCACAAAGTTTGGAACAATTGGCTTTGGCTGATTGGTGGTTATGtcgttatttacttatttatcaAGTTCAAGCTTTTGACGAATTGCACTAATCACCCTATTTTTTAGGATTTATTTTGGTTATGATAAAAGCTAAGGGAGGTGATATTTGTATTTGTGTTTTTAatacatcaagtcatcaattaaTTTTTGTCTTTTGACTTTTATATTTGgaaaaatgactttttaaaaTTTACACATTTAggttgtgtttgttttttttaaaaatccTCTTCTAACCTCTTAGTGCTGCgtggcgcagcacacgcgcaacacttttaAGTTCGCAGCAGTTTGTTTTTCTACAGACTTTTGGCTCAAAAACCTCTTCCCGTCCTCTTCCCCACACATCATTGGTCTTAACTCTTCTAACCTCTTCTAGCCTTATTAAAAAAAATGCCCTACGccctaaagaaaaaaaaaacgctGCTCCAGCCTCTTCTCGTtcgttctccttcttcttctcgcaTCCTTCCCATCGATCAACTTGCTGAAGACCGGCTCCAACCTTTGCTGCCCCTCCATCGTCGGGCGCGTTTCCCCTTCAATCGCCGATCGCCACTGTTGCTGCCATCGTCTTCACGTGCGATCTTTGCTGCCCTCGGTTCATCaggtaaggtttttttttttttttttttttttttttttttttttttttttttttttttttgatttcttCTACATTTGAGTATCGATTGTATGAATTTGAGTACCAATTTTCCAATTTCTTAGGTTTGGTGTACGATTGTATGAATTTATATGTTCAATTTTTTTGACATCACCGATTGTATGAATTTATATGCTCGATTTTTGCTGCCCTCTTTTCTATCCAATTTTTTTGACCAATTTTTTTGACATCAGGACCGATTGTATGAACTTATATGTTCAAATCTTTGTTGCGTTTCATCAGCTTAAACCTTTTCTGTCCAAATTTTTTGACATAAAGACTGATTTTCTGCTAAATTTTTTTGACATCAGTACCAATTTATATGTAAGTTTATATGTTGAAATCATAAATCTTTGTTGAATATGTTAAAGTCTTTGCTGAAATGGTTTTTTTTAACTTAATTATTGAATTGTTATCACTTGTATTTCTTGAATGAAGATCAAGTTTATGTTTATATGCAAGTTTGTGCTTAAATTGTTAAACTTGTTTGTTGATTGTGTTGTATAATCTTTGCTTATATGGTTTTTTTGTTCATTCATATTTGTTGATTTTGTTGAAATATGATTAATCTTTGTAGCTAAAGTATGTATTCTATATTTTCTTTTGTTGTTAGCAATGGGAGATAAACATACATGGACCAATGAGCAAACAAAATGCTTATTGCAAACTTGTATTGAAGAAGTGCAAAACGTGGGTAGAAAAGGTTTGAGTTTGCACAAACAATCATGACACAAGTTAGGAACAACTATTAAGGAAAAATATGGCGTGGATTTGAATCAACGACAATTAAAAAACGCCTATGATAACCTTAAAGCCAAATACACAGGATGGTTATACTTAAAAAACAAATCTGGAAACCTTTACAATCCACAAACAAATACTTTTAACTTAACAAATGAGGAGTAGGAGGACTTtaaaaaggtatatatatatatatatatatatatatatatatatatatatatatatatatatatacacacacacacacatatttacatgtatattgtTTATATAGTTGCCATTTATTCTTATATTACTTTTGTTACATTGATTGCGTTTAGGGACATCCTAAAGCCGCTTCTTTGAAAACCGTCCCATTATTGTTTCCAGAGCTTTGTGCAGAACTCTTTGATGGAAATAGTGCATCTGGTAATCTCAGCTATGCCACATCCCAAACACCATCAGGACATGGATCATCTTCTTTCCATGGCGCACCACTACAGCTTATGGACGCCCCTTCCATTAACATAGATGAGGATGATTTCTTTTCCAATCATACTAGTGAGCATTTTACTCAGCCTCCACCTTCTGCTGCTTCACCTTCTGCTGATTCACCTTCTGCTGCCTCACCTTCTGGTAACCCCAACAAAAGGGCTAAAACATCAACTCCTAGACCTCGAGCTCCTAGTGCCTCACCTGATCCACCTTCTTGTGCCTCGACTAAAGATTCTATTATTGCTGATGATTTAGCATTGGAGATGCAAAAAGCTCTATGCCATTTGACTCAAGGGCCAACAATTCCCCAATGTTTAGAGAAGCTTGAGTTGCTCGAGTTAGACACAGTAGACCCTTTACGATTTGCTGCGTATCACATTTTTGGAGGGACGATGAATATAAGAGAGATGTAGGTAAATTTGCCTAACGATCCACAAATATTAAGAGGATGGATTGAGATGACAGCTACAGGTTTAGGAGTTCTAAAGGATGGAAAGATTGTTTGTTTGGTTTATATGTTTGAGTTGTTTAGGTTTTAATTGCATGTGTTGGAACTATATAGTTATGTTTTTTGGTTCTTTGCTACTTGAATGTTATTTGTAGTATTTAGTACTTGAatgttatggtatgtggtactttgagatgttatgttatgttatttggtgcttgaaatttatgttatgttttttagGTACTTGagatttatgttatgttttttggTACTTGagatttatgttatgttttttggaacttgaatcttatgttattatatgttttGTTGATTAATAGGTTTGTAATGGATCACAACAAAAAGATACTACTCATAATTCTTATGTACTTATACGTCCGCTACTTTTGGAAGAGGGGTGTCAAACGAGTGCGGGACAACGATTCGGAAATGACGGGACATGAGTTTACATTAGAGTTACTTCACCGTAATCCTCTACAATGTCTTGAAGTGCTACGCATGTCCCGTGAATCATTTGTCCGACTATGTGCTCATTTTAGAGTAAACTACGCATTAAAGGATAGCAAACATGTGTCGGTTGAGGAGAAGATGGCTATGTTTTTGATGATGATCGGTCATAACCAACGTTATGTGATTATCAAGCGGAGATTTCAACATTCAAAGCAAACAATTCATAAATTTTTTCATGAAGTGTTGAGCAAAATGTTGCTTTTCGCACATGACATTATAGTACCAACTTCCTTTAATCCGAATCCAAACATTCCGGGACATAATAGGAGGCTACGGCGGGTGTTTAAGGGAGCAGTTGGTGCACTTgatggcactttgatacatgcTGTTGTCCCTGCAAAC includes these proteins:
- the LOC111884496 gene encoding proteasome subunit beta type-6 gives rise to the protein MDRDATADVNAPHSMGTTIIGVTYNGGVILGADSRTSTGLYVANRASDKITQLTDNVYICRSGSAADSQIVSDYVRYFLHQHTIQLGQPATVKVAANLVRLLSYNNKNMLQTGIIVGGWDKYEGGKIYGIPLGGTILEQPFAIGGSGSSYLYGFFDQAWKDNMTKEEAEQLVVKAVSLAIARDGASGGVVRTVIINSEGVTRNFYPGDKLPLWHDEVEAHDSLLDILNAANPEPMST
- the LOC111884495 gene encoding AIG2-like protein D, which gives rise to MASVNSLTAGVGSCGGAGGGNASANGGSNHNVFVYGSLLADDVVRVLLRRIPQNSPAILHGYHRFSIKGRVYPAILPVENKKVTGRVLLGITLPELEILDKFEDFEYEKRVVDVSLKDTPDVLQAYTYVWAKSDDSNLYGEWDFEVWKESKMKDFVNMTMGFVEEESKPRVITYESYYKPE